One Citrus sinensis cultivar Valencia sweet orange chromosome 5, DVS_A1.0, whole genome shotgun sequence genomic window, CAAATACTTTAGCAATattattggattttttttttcctttccccCTGTTTCTTTTCGTGAATGTTAGTATTGAGAATGCAACTGTTACTTGTTAAGCCTCTTGAAGATCCCAAGAAAACAACAGAGATTATATTGGAGGCACTGCGGGATACCGGACAAAGAGGAATTATTGATCGAGGTTGGGGAGATCTTGGAAAGAGTATGTTGTTTCCTTTATGTTTACTGCTTTCTGGTTAGCTGGTTGATGCTCAAAGATTTTGCTGCATGGCTAGGGAATAAGTTTCAAATTATAGTTTCTGGGTTGATGTTTACCAAATTTTGCTTCATGCCTACCAGTGTACTATAGATGTCATAAAGGCTGCAATTGCACTTAAATAAGGAACATTAACTGAAGATTTTTTCATTatgatttatctttttattttagatgCATTTACCTTTGTTGATTGGTGCTTTTCATCAACTCAGGCGATACTTCTATCTTTCAATTGATTACATTTTAGGgaatctttcattttcaaactATTTGGATCAAATATTCAGCGGCAAGGatcaaattacaaatatttggaaatcataataattttaggtttttctaattttcaaatattattacaacAGGTTCTTTGTGTTGTATGATGTGTTTGATTTGTGTGTtttccaataaataaatagtgtAGGTGTCTATTGCCagttttgaatattttcaCCAATGAGTTATGCATTTCCCAACTTTTGCTTCTTAATGCTTGTACTGTCAAATGATGATATTCTCAAGGGCCAGCTCCCAGAAATATTGAAACGTTGTAAAGTATCTCATATGTGTATTTAAAatgacattattattattttttcctatttACAAGAAATAGACCTGTGGAACATCTCTGACAAATCATTTTGCATTCTACAGTTACAGAAGTTCCTGATAATATATTCCTTCTAGAGGATTGCCCTCATGATTGGTTGTTTCCTCAATGCTCTGCCGTGGTGAGCTTTCTTTTATCCTTCCTAAAGTGAATTTCTTTATGTGGATATATGTGGTTATCGCTACTTCAGTGTGTAGCATAATTAAGGAATGTATGTTCAGAAAAAATAGCTGATTGTGGCAGCACCCAAATTAGAGGTAAGAGGAAGAATTTTGTGGTAGTGAATAGAGATGTGTTCTTAGTTTTGAATATGGGTGGACTTATAACCATCTAATATTGACTAAAtaacataagaattttatggccgattataaagattttaaatcaaCAATTATACCTCTAaagataaaaccaaaaaatgcTTCGTGTTGCTGTTGAAAATTAGTTGTTGAATATGACAAACctgaaagataaaatgaatatcaagttgtaaagttgtttatttttttcctctacCGCACTAATAAAAAACTTCTAAGAGCGTAAAACTTATCAAGCTATTTGGTGCGAGTTACAAGGCTCCAATCTTTACAAAAGGCACAAACACTATATATATGCTGGAGTGAGAGTAGAAAAAACAGTGTGTAAGGCATGGTTCGCTCTGATCCTCCCTGCCTTACGTCGCCATGGATGatgtgaaatttttattagtgCATTCTTCTTTGAGTGCAATGCAATTATGTTTGTGAAAACTCAATTAACTTGAAGCCTTATGCCCTGGATGTGCAGGTTCATCATGGAGGAGCTGGAACTACAGCTACAGGGCTAAAAGCTGGGGTAATattctgtatttttttttcattattcttcTGTACTGCATTCTGAAATAGATCTTTTCAGATGAGTCCATATAGTTAGATCTTACGTTATGAAAGACACTTGGTCATATGTCTGACTGTTTGTAATAGAAATTATTCAACTGGCTGATCTTGTCTAacatcaaatttattaattacagtGTCCAACAACCATAGTTCCTTTCTTCGGAGATCAGTTCTTTTGGGGTGACAGAGTGCAGCAGAAAGGGCTGGGACCTGCACCAATACCAATATCTCAGCTTACTGTTGAAAACCTTTCAAATGCTGTAAGATTTATGCTGCAGCCAGAGGTAATTTTGGAGTTGGCATTCCTTTTTCAGAATCTGAAAAGTGACACCCACCAGAGACTTCAGAGATTTTGGTTCTTAACTGGACTTTGACTCTCTCAGGTGAAATCCCGAGCAATGGAGTTAGCGAAGTTGATAGAGAACGAAGATGGTGTTGCCGCTGCAGTTGATGCATTTCATCGGCATTTACCTGATGAGATACCAATGCCTTCTGCGTTACCAGAAAAAGACGACGGGCCTGACCCTTTGCAGTGgtttttcattcaaattgGAAATTGGTGCTGTCAGCGTTGTGGTGGTGTGTAAACTTCGTAGGTCAACCTAGTGTTTTATAGGTACTGTTTTCCCTttccaattttctttctttatatttgttCGTATCATTTTAGTTGAGCAATCCATTCTTTCATTTGTGGCTTTTATGTATGGGTTTTCTTTCATTCATGGCTCTGATGTACCTGTTTGATTGATAGgaatagaaaaagaaacacaCAGGTGTAGATTTCTTATTACATTTGCGGTAGTATCATGTTTCTCCTGCCTGTGTATAATGACAGATCATTTTGTTATAAGTATTATCGACTTAAGCTTGATTATCAAATGTATTTATGTGCTGTCTAGCTTATTTATGTTCTGATTGAACAAAATATCATGCCCATAAATGTGAGCAGGATTCGAATCTCACAATTCCTACTTATAACCAAATAATTATCCAGTTTAATGATAAGGATATTATCCTATAACtacgtttttttttatgtataatttTGTCACCAAAGTTTTCTGGCAATTGCCTTTTTCCATTTCATGTTTCAGTTTTTATCTGTTTATCATCAAACCATTAACTCCATTAAGAAATTGCTTTTAATAGGGGTATTTTAgaaattgtaatatttttagtattttaagaattttatggGTTACatgtaattttatcaattgattatttcaaatatataaaataatcaattgacaAAAACATTATCTCtttgtatataattaattttatattttttattatccgAGGATTAAATTGTACTTACACAGTTTAGgagtaaaatagtaaaatagaCTTTTACTTAACTACtactaaaattatgttatttttaacaatttgatagaaaaatgataaaaactaaaacataAAGTGGGAAAAATTCAGTTGTCGTAAAATTTTGGTGAGAAAGTAAAatgttagaaaatatttaagtggtaaaataatagtatcgatgttaatagaaacaattaaaataaataaaataaaacgagCATGAAATTCAATCATACAGCAATGTATCTATAGTATATTATACAGCAACTATACGAGTGTACATAGTAGAAAGTTcctcatataatataatgtgtATGGCTAACTTGCTACTAAAATAGCAAGATTTACACCCATTAGTGATTATTTCTTGTAAAGTTTGATATCTCTCCATCTTGAGTCCATGTAATTGCTCGAGCCTGCAGGAGCAGCATAAACACCGCATTTGAAATACAAGTCTCCGGGTCCCTGATCATTCACCACAAACTTCTGTTCGCCGTCGATGAAAACTGTGATCTTCCCTTTTCCCACATCATGAATGACATTGAGTCTGAACCATTTATCGTACAGATCTGTCGCCACTACGTTGAATTTATAGTATTTCATATCTCCATTATAAATTCTAAGTTGCAGGGTTGTGGCTCCCTCGGATGCTCCATGAATCTGCATAATTGTTACGCCGGATGTGCCTTTTGGGACATAAGCATAGCCCTCAAATTGCCAAATTCCGGATGAGTAATCATGTCCCTGAAATAGAGTCAAAATACTTGAGAAACGTACTGAAAAATTTAGCTTATGCCTTAAGGAACAAATTAACGTGAACCTTTCACCTTTATGCGTACTTCAGTACGCGGTCTGGTGCCGCTGCTAGACTTGAAGGGCTTGTCGTGGTTGTAAACCCAAAAACTTCGTACCCCATCTTTGTAACTGTAACGAGTTCCCAGGGGTTCGTTGTAAGGTTTCTGTAAGACGAAATTATCCTCGGCTAACGCCACTTCAGCGAATCCATCGGTAGGATCAGCGCCAAAAATTTGATGGCATTTCATAGAGCATATAACAAGTAACAACAGGAAGCTGTAGTGGCAAGACTTACTCATTTTCCCAAATTCTTCTGGCAAGTACAGAACCTGTGAAGCTAATTACCACCCCAGTAGTATCTTGGATGCATTTTTATAATCAGATTTTACAGGGGGTTTTTCGAGTCCAAACAATATTGAAATCAGCTGGTTAAATTTATCTTCTTGTTGCGGGTAAATAAAGTAATAGGAAAACTTTTCGGCAAGTTTCTGACCATTGACTGCTATGACTGTTTTTATCAAATCAAAGTGGGAATTATGTGCAAAGAAAATTCAGCCAATTATTGTGACCATTGATAGCGAGTCTTAGGAATACAACATTGTTGTCTTTGTAAATTGTCATATAGCATCACTTCA contains:
- the LOC102617061 gene encoding citrate-binding protein-like, with the protein product MSKSCHYSFLLLLVICSMKCHQIFGADPTDGFAEVALAEDNFVLQKPYNEPLGTRYSYKDGVRSFWVYNHDKPFKSSSGTRPRTEVRIKGHDYSSGIWQFEGYAYVPKGTSGVTIMQIHGASEGATTLQLRIYNGDMKYYKFNVVATDLYDKWFRLNVIHDVGKGKITVFIDGEQKFVVNDQGPGDLYFKCGVYAAPAGSSNYMDSRWRDIKLYKK